A window of the Pseudomonas gozinkensis genome harbors these coding sequences:
- a CDS encoding ABC transporter substrate-binding protein has protein sequence MRSIKTLLGSSLLALTLTAGHAVAAEKTAPIHFGDITWESGSFITEVLRLIVEKGYGYPTDTLPGSTVSLEAALAKNDIQVIGEEWAGRSPAWVKAAAEGKVFGLGDTVKGATEGWWVPEYVIKGDPERGIKPLAPELKSVADLPRYKDVFKDPEDPSRGRFLNSPTGWTSEIVNSQKLKAYALNDSYVNFRTGSGAALDAEVASSIKRGKPVLFYYWSPTPLLGRFKLVKLEEPPFDAEAWKTLADASNPNPKGTRSMPASLAIGVSAPFKAQYPELVTFFEKVDLPIDLLNQTLAGMSEKRQPPRQVAEAFLRDQPQVWKPWVPGEVANKVSGSL, from the coding sequence ATGAGATCGATCAAAACCCTGCTCGGCAGTTCGCTGCTGGCCCTGACCCTGACGGCCGGCCACGCCGTGGCAGCGGAAAAAACCGCGCCGATCCACTTCGGCGACATCACCTGGGAAAGCGGCAGTTTCATCACCGAAGTGCTGCGTCTGATCGTCGAAAAAGGCTACGGCTATCCGACCGATACGCTGCCAGGCAGCACCGTCAGCCTGGAAGCTGCGCTGGCGAAAAACGATATTCAGGTGATCGGCGAAGAGTGGGCCGGGCGCAGTCCGGCGTGGGTCAAGGCCGCTGCCGAGGGCAAGGTGTTCGGCCTTGGCGACACGGTGAAGGGCGCCACCGAAGGCTGGTGGGTGCCGGAATACGTGATCAAGGGCGACCCGGAGCGCGGGATCAAACCACTGGCACCGGAGCTGAAATCAGTGGCCGACCTGCCGCGCTACAAGGATGTGTTCAAGGATCCGGAAGACCCGAGTCGCGGACGTTTCCTCAACAGCCCGACCGGCTGGACCTCGGAAATCGTCAACAGCCAGAAGCTCAAGGCCTATGCGCTGAACGACAGTTACGTCAACTTCCGCACCGGCTCCGGCGCAGCGCTGGATGCCGAGGTGGCGTCGTCGATCAAGCGCGGCAAACCGGTGCTGTTCTACTACTGGTCGCCGACGCCACTGCTTGGTCGTTTCAAACTGGTGAAGCTGGAAGAGCCGCCGTTCGACGCTGAAGCCTGGAAAACCCTGGCCGATGCCAGCAACCCCAATCCGAAAGGCACTCGCTCGATGCCGGCGAGCCTGGCGATTGGCGTGTCGGCGCCGTTCAAGGCGCAGTATCCGGAGCTGGTGACGTTCTTTGAGAAAGTCGATTTGCCGATCGATCTGCTGAACCAGACCCTGGCCGGGATGAGCGAGAAGCGCCAGCCACCACGCCAGGTCGCCGAAGCGTTTCTACGCGATCAGCCGCAAGTGTGGAAGCCGTGGGTGCCGGGTGAGGTGGCGAACAAGGTGAGCGGGAGTCTGTAG
- a CDS encoding sigma-70 family RNA polymerase sigma factor, with translation MSGADSSHRNHVNTLFRDHYPWLCARVRRQSNDAASAEDIAAETFAQLLEAPGLTAIREPRALLTTIAQRLLYERWRRSDLERRHLQRLQWSDLDHVPSPEELADLSQSLKQLDRTLQRLPGKVRSTFLLARIDGLTYPQIAAELGISQRSVSLYMTRSQALCNRHSANQTLISSQNKRSA, from the coding sequence ATGTCCGGCGCCGACTCATCCCATCGCAATCATGTGAACACGTTGTTCCGCGACCATTACCCATGGTTGTGCGCACGTGTGCGTCGGCAATCGAACGATGCAGCCAGCGCCGAAGACATCGCCGCCGAAACCTTCGCGCAACTGCTCGAAGCCCCGGGCCTGACCGCCATCCGCGAACCCCGCGCCTTGCTTACCACCATCGCCCAACGCCTGTTGTATGAGCGCTGGCGGCGGAGCGATCTGGAGCGTCGGCATCTGCAACGATTGCAGTGGAGTGACCTCGACCACGTGCCGTCCCCCGAAGAACTCGCTGACCTGTCGCAGAGCCTCAAGCAACTGGACCGGACACTCCAGCGCCTGCCGGGCAAGGTGCGCTCGACCTTTCTGCTGGCCCGTATCGACGGCCTGACCTACCCGCAAATCGCCGCCGAACTGGGCATCTCCCAGCGTTCGGTGAGCCTGTACATGACCCGTTCCCAGGCCCTGTGCAACCGCCACAGCGCCAACCAAACCCTGATTTCCTCCCAGAACAAGAGGTCCGCATGA
- a CDS encoding phosphate/phosphite/phosphonate ABC transporter substrate-binding protein, with product MTSGYAELLMYIAPEPIRAANEQWLARTLEHLGRARLDADGLSLLELWRSPELLLTQTCGYPLMTALRGQVRIVGRPRYELPDASAGNHCSLILARADDPRRSLAEFFDSRGVINSEDSNSGMNLFRQRLAPLHRDGQFFASVGISGGHRESLRWLRERHADLAAIDSVTFAYLAQHAAEEISGLRVVARSALSPTLPFITAASTTDEQIEQLRRAMNRSLQDLPDVARILGLPEVLPASESDYLVLLDYQTEAEELGYGRLR from the coding sequence ATGACGTCAGGTTACGCAGAGCTGTTGATGTACATCGCACCCGAGCCGATTCGCGCGGCGAACGAGCAGTGGCTGGCGCGGACTCTTGAACACCTCGGCCGTGCGCGGCTCGATGCCGACGGTCTGTCATTGCTCGAACTCTGGCGTTCGCCTGAGTTGTTGCTGACCCAGACCTGCGGCTATCCGCTGATGACCGCGTTGCGCGGGCAGGTGAGGATTGTCGGCCGTCCGCGCTACGAATTGCCGGACGCCAGCGCCGGCAACCATTGCAGCCTGATCCTCGCCCGCGCCGATGATCCGCGTCGCAGTCTGGCGGAGTTCTTCGACAGTCGCGGGGTGATCAACAGCGAAGATTCCAACAGCGGCATGAACCTGTTTCGTCAGCGCCTGGCTCCATTGCATCGGGATGGCCAGTTTTTCGCTTCGGTCGGCATCAGTGGCGGCCATCGCGAGAGCCTGCGCTGGTTACGCGAACGCCACGCCGATCTGGCGGCCATCGACAGCGTGACCTTTGCGTATCTGGCGCAGCACGCCGCCGAAGAGATCAGCGGATTGCGGGTGGTGGCACGCAGTGCGCTCAGCCCGACCTTGCCCTTCATCACCGCGGCCAGCACGACGGACGAACAGATCGAGCAGTTGCGCCGGGCCATGAACCGCAGTCTTCAAGACCTGCCCGACGTGGCCCGCATCCTCGGTTTGCCCGAAGTCCTGCCCGCCAGCGAAAGCGATTACCTCGTCCTGCTGGATTACCAGACGGAGGCCGAAGAACTGGGTTATGGCCGCTTGCGCTAG
- a CDS encoding fatty acid desaturase, whose amino-acid sequence MSHYFDDAHRQQIETLRQRFTARTEWPTWLLLIGVYGGWFAIVLGSGWLGLWWSTLLLIPLLVLWLSVQHELLHGHPTRWAFVNKVLGYAPFAVWYPYTLYRDSHLQHHRDEDLTIPDVDPESRYLSAERWQGSSLFERSLHWLNKTVLGRFAIGAPLALLALASEELQRLKNGERQAWRMWLTHGVLTVLMLFFIARYSVLPIWHYLFLISVPALSIAMIRSYYEHRPHEKPEQRTVLNEAGWPWRWLFLNLNFHLVHHDLPKLSWYDLPKVYRMRREQWVARSGGFLVQGYGQLWRRYGIKPIDSPQHPFI is encoded by the coding sequence ATGTCCCATTATTTCGACGATGCCCATCGTCAACAGATCGAAACCCTGCGCCAGCGTTTCACCGCCCGCACCGAGTGGCCGACCTGGCTGCTGCTGATCGGCGTGTACGGCGGCTGGTTCGCGATTGTGCTGGGCAGCGGATGGCTCGGCCTCTGGTGGAGCACGTTGCTGCTGATTCCGTTACTGGTGCTGTGGCTGTCGGTGCAGCACGAATTGCTCCACGGTCATCCGACGCGCTGGGCCTTCGTCAACAAAGTCCTCGGCTATGCGCCATTTGCGGTGTGGTATCCCTACACGCTCTATCGCGACAGCCATTTGCAGCACCATCGCGATGAAGACCTGACGATTCCCGACGTCGATCCCGAAAGCCGTTACCTGAGTGCCGAACGCTGGCAGGGCAGTTCGCTGTTCGAACGCAGCCTGCACTGGCTGAACAAGACCGTTCTCGGCCGTTTCGCAATAGGCGCACCGCTGGCGTTGCTCGCGCTGGCCAGTGAAGAACTGCAACGCCTGAAAAACGGTGAGCGCCAGGCCTGGCGGATGTGGCTGACCCACGGCGTCCTGACCGTGCTGATGCTGTTTTTCATCGCCCGCTACAGTGTGTTGCCGATCTGGCATTACCTTTTTTTGATCAGCGTGCCGGCGTTGTCGATCGCGATGATCCGCTCCTACTATGAACACCGACCGCATGAGAAACCGGAACAGCGCACGGTGCTCAACGAAGCCGGATGGCCGTGGCGCTGGCTGTTCCTGAACCTGAATTTCCATCTGGTGCACCACGATTTGCCGAAGCTTTCGTGGTACGACTTGCCCAAGGTCTACCGCATGCGCCGGGAGCAATGGGTGGCGCGCAGCGGTGGTTTTCTGGTGCAAGGTTATGGGCAATTGTGGCGCCGATACGGCATCAAGCCGATCGACAGCCCGCAGCATCCGTTTATTTGA
- a CDS encoding GNAT family N-acetyltransferase, translating into MTDIRYSQLDDLSWPLMNKFYRQHQSSMKAVREAQLWVARKDEIVAALCLRPVSGGHWLTGLFVDPACREQGVAAQLIAEAVKDVEAPVWLFCHPDLRGFYERRGFTFDPALPQAMAERLSRYARSKPMIAMELFARR; encoded by the coding sequence ATGACCGACATCCGTTACAGCCAGCTCGACGACCTGTCCTGGCCCTTGATGAACAAGTTCTACCGCCAGCATCAATCGTCGATGAAAGCGGTGCGCGAGGCGCAATTGTGGGTGGCGCGGAAGGATGAGATTGTTGCCGCGCTGTGCCTGCGGCCGGTGTCGGGCGGGCATTGGCTGACCGGGTTGTTCGTCGACCCGGCCTGTCGCGAACAGGGCGTCGCGGCGCAATTGATTGCCGAAGCGGTGAAAGACGTCGAGGCGCCGGTGTGGCTGTTCTGCCACCCGGACTTGCGCGGTTTCTACGAGCGGCGCGGCTTCACTTTCGACCCCGCCCTGCCTCAGGCGATGGCCGAGCGCTTGAGCCGTTATGCACGGAGCAAGCCGATGATTGCCATGGAGCTTTTTGCACGTCGGTGA
- the def gene encoding peptide deformylase — MIREILKMGDERLLRIAPPVPAEMLDSPELWQLIDDMFQTMESVGGVGLAAPQIGVDLQLVIFGFEYSERYPDAEAVPQTILINPLITPLSPLMEEGFEGCLSVPGLRGAVDRYQQIRYEGVDPKGEPIVRVASGFHARVVQHECDHLIGRLYPSRITDFSKFGFTEVMFPDLDPNADD, encoded by the coding sequence ATGATCCGTGAAATCCTGAAGATGGGCGACGAACGCCTGCTGCGCATCGCCCCGCCAGTGCCCGCCGAAATGCTCGACAGTCCCGAGCTTTGGCAACTGATCGACGACATGTTCCAGACCATGGAAAGCGTCGGCGGGGTCGGTCTGGCCGCGCCGCAGATCGGTGTCGATCTACAACTGGTGATCTTCGGTTTCGAGTACAGCGAACGCTACCCGGATGCCGAAGCCGTGCCGCAGACGATCCTGATCAATCCGCTGATCACGCCGTTGAGTCCCTTGATGGAAGAGGGCTTCGAAGGCTGCCTGTCAGTGCCGGGCCTGCGCGGCGCGGTGGACCGTTATCAGCAGATCCGCTACGAAGGCGTCGATCCCAAGGGCGAGCCGATCGTGCGCGTGGCCTCAGGCTTCCATGCGCGGGTGGTGCAGCATGAATGCGATCACCTGATCGGGCGCCTTTACCCGTCGCGCATTACCGATTTCAGCAAGTTCGGTTTCACCGAAGTGATGTTTCCGGATCTCGATCCCAACGCCGACGACTGA
- a CDS encoding YihY/virulence factor BrkB family protein, with product MIFPDMKGLPLHRVMVRTVTEFVDDEMSTYASALAYQMLFSLFPFILFLIALIGFLHLPDFFSWLRLQSELVLPPQALEQVNPVIDQLQQSKGGLLSVGIVVALYTASAGVRLMMSAMNAAYDVVEGRPLWKRFPLSVIYTVGIAGMLLVAAALMVLGPQVMGWIAAQVGLEEVIVTLWTIARWPVIVILMMVAVALIYYVMPDVKQEFRFITPGSVLAVVVWIIASLGFAFYVKTFANYNAMYGSIGAIIVLLLYFYISAAVLLLGAEMNAVIEHMSSEGKDPGEKVPGELDEHPKQHVSGLGRDHSLKPNTDEA from the coding sequence ATGATTTTCCCCGACATGAAAGGTCTGCCCCTGCACCGGGTGATGGTGCGCACGGTCACCGAATTCGTCGACGACGAGATGTCGACCTATGCCTCGGCACTGGCCTACCAGATGCTGTTCTCGCTGTTCCCGTTCATTCTGTTCCTGATTGCCCTGATCGGCTTCCTGCACCTGCCGGACTTTTTCTCCTGGCTGCGCCTGCAATCGGAACTGGTGTTGCCGCCCCAGGCGCTGGAGCAGGTCAACCCGGTGATCGACCAGTTGCAGCAATCCAAGGGCGGTCTGCTGTCCGTGGGTATCGTCGTCGCCCTGTACACCGCGTCCGCTGGCGTGCGCCTGATGATGAGCGCGATGAACGCCGCCTACGATGTGGTCGAGGGCCGGCCCCTGTGGAAGCGTTTTCCGCTGTCGGTCATCTACACCGTCGGCATCGCCGGCATGTTGCTGGTGGCCGCTGCGCTGATGGTGCTCGGGCCGCAGGTGATGGGCTGGATCGCCGCGCAGGTGGGGCTGGAAGAAGTCATCGTCACCCTGTGGACCATCGCCCGCTGGCCGGTGATCGTTATCCTGATGATGGTAGCCGTTGCGCTGATCTACTACGTGATGCCGGACGTCAAACAGGAATTCCGCTTCATCACGCCGGGCTCGGTGCTGGCGGTGGTGGTGTGGATCATCGCGTCCCTGGGTTTCGCGTTTTACGTCAAGACGTTCGCCAACTACAACGCCATGTATGGCAGCATCGGTGCGATCATCGTGCTGTTGCTGTATTTCTACATTTCCGCCGCCGTGTTGTTGCTCGGTGCGGAGATGAACGCGGTGATCGAACACATGTCCAGCGAGGGCAAGGATCCGGGCGAGAAAGTCCCCGGCGAACTCGATGAACATCCCAAACAACACGTTTCCGGTCTCGGGCGCGATCATTCGCTCAAGCCGAACACTGACGAAGCCTGA
- a CDS encoding CsbD family protein: MSSTGDKVKGMANEAVGNIKQGVGKATDNTKLQAEGKVQEKKGEAQQAVGKAKDAIKKGVDKA, translated from the coding sequence ATGAGTAGCACAGGCGATAAAGTGAAAGGCATGGCCAACGAAGCCGTCGGCAACATCAAGCAAGGTGTCGGCAAAGCCACCGACAACACCAAACTGCAGGCCGAAGGCAAAGTGCAAGAGAAGAAAGGCGAGGCCCAGCAAGCGGTGGGCAAAGCCAAGGACGCGATCAAGAAAGGCGTCGACAAGGCTTGA
- the fadD1 gene encoding long-chain-fatty-acid--CoA ligase FadD1 — protein MIEDFWKDKYPAGIAADINPDEYPNIQAVLKQSCQRFADKPAFSNLGKTITYGELYELSGAFAAYLQQHTDLQPGDRIAVQLPNVLQYPVAVFGAIRAGLIVVNTNPLYTAREMEHQFNDSGAKALVCLANMAHLAEAVVPKTGVKHVIVTEVADLLPPIKRLLINSVIKYVKKMVPAYHLPKAVKFNDVLSKGQGQPVAEANPDSGDVAVLQYTGGTTGVAKGAMLTHRNLVANMLQCKALMGSNLNEGCEILITPLPLYHIYAFTFHCMAMMLIGNHNILISNPRDLPAMVKELSKWKFSGFVGLNTLFVALCNNEGFRKLDFSALKVTLSGGMALQLAAAERWKAVTGCPICEGYGMTETSPVATVNPIQNIQIGTIGIPVPSTLCKVIDDAGVEQPLGEIGELCVKGPQVMKGYWQRQEATDEMLDSEGWLKTGDIALIQPDGYMRIVDRKKDMILVSGFNVYPNELEDVLAALPGVLQCAAIGIPDEKSGEAIKIFIVAKPGVTLTKEQVMEHMRANVTGYKVPRSVEFRDALPTTNVGKILRRELRDEELRKIKAKSAA, from the coding sequence ATGATCGAAGACTTTTGGAAGGATAAGTACCCCGCTGGAATTGCTGCCGACATCAATCCAGACGAGTACCCGAATATTCAGGCAGTGTTGAAGCAATCCTGCCAACGCTTCGCCGACAAACCGGCGTTCAGCAACCTGGGCAAGACCATCACCTACGGTGAACTGTACGAATTGTCCGGTGCGTTTGCCGCTTATCTGCAACAGCATACCGATTTGCAGCCTGGTGATCGAATCGCCGTGCAACTGCCCAACGTGTTGCAGTACCCGGTCGCCGTCTTCGGTGCCATCCGTGCCGGGCTGATTGTGGTCAACACCAACCCGCTGTACACCGCGCGGGAAATGGAACACCAGTTCAACGACTCCGGTGCCAAGGCGCTGGTGTGCCTGGCGAACATGGCGCATCTGGCCGAAGCCGTGGTGCCGAAAACCGGCGTCAAACACGTCATCGTCACCGAAGTCGCCGACTTGCTGCCGCCGATCAAGCGCCTGCTGATCAACAGCGTCATCAAGTACGTAAAGAAAATGGTTCCGGCCTACCACCTGCCAAAAGCCGTCAAGTTCAACGACGTGCTGAGCAAGGGCCAGGGCCAGCCCGTTGCCGAAGCCAACCCGGACAGCGGCGACGTTGCAGTACTGCAATACACCGGCGGCACCACCGGCGTGGCCAAGGGCGCGATGCTCACACACCGCAACCTTGTCGCCAACATGCTGCAGTGCAAGGCGCTGATGGGCTCCAACCTCAATGAAGGTTGCGAGATCCTGATCACGCCGCTGCCGCTGTACCACATCTATGCGTTCACCTTTCATTGCATGGCGATGATGCTGATCGGCAACCACAACATCCTGATCAGCAACCCGCGTGACCTGCCGGCGATGGTCAAGGAACTGTCGAAGTGGAAGTTCAGCGGTTTCGTTGGCCTCAACACGCTGTTTGTGGCCCTGTGCAACAACGAAGGTTTCCGCAAGCTGGATTTCTCGGCGCTGAAAGTCACCCTGTCCGGCGGCATGGCCCTGCAACTGGCCGCTGCCGAGCGCTGGAAGGCGGTCACCGGTTGCCCGATCTGCGAAGGTTACGGCATGACCGAAACCAGCCCGGTGGCCACGGTCAACCCGATCCAGAACATCCAGATCGGCACCATCGGCATTCCGGTGCCGTCGACCCTGTGCAAAGTCATCGACGATGCCGGTGTCGAGCAGCCGCTGGGCGAAATCGGCGAGCTGTGCGTCAAGGGCCCGCAGGTTATGAAGGGCTACTGGCAGCGTCAGGAAGCCACCGATGAAATGCTCGACAGCGAAGGCTGGCTGAAAACCGGCGACATCGCGCTGATCCAGCCGGACGGCTACATGCGCATAGTCGATCGCAAGAAAGACATGATTCTGGTCTCCGGTTTCAACGTGTACCCGAACGAACTGGAAGACGTGCTGGCGGCCCTGCCGGGCGTGTTGCAGTGCGCAGCCATCGGTATTCCGGACGAGAAGTCGGGCGAGGCGATCAAGATCTTCATCGTCGCCAAACCGGGCGTCACCCTGACCAAGGAACAGGTGATGGAGCACATGCGCGCCAACGTCACCGGCTACAAGGTGCCGCGTTCGGTGGAATTCCGCGATGCGCTGCCGACCACCAACGTCGGCAAGATCCTGCGCCGCGAACTGCGCGACGAAGAGCTCAGGAAGATCAAGGCGAAGAGCGCCGCGTAA
- the fadD2 gene encoding long-chain-fatty-acid--CoA ligase FadD2 yields the protein MQPDFWNDKRPAGVPLDIDAGEFKSVIEVFERSCKKFADRPAFSNMGVTLTYAELERQSAAFAGYLQAHTDLAPGDRIAVQMPNVLHYPIAVFGALRAGLIVVNTNPLYTAREMRHQFKDSGARALVYLNMFGQKVQEVLPDTDIQYLIEAKMGDLMPTAKGWLVNTVVSKVKKMVPAYSLPQAISFKSALRMGRGLGIKPMKVGLDDIAVLQYTGGTTGLAKGAMLTHGNLVANMQQVRACLGQFGSDGQPLLREGQEVMIAPLPLYHIYAFTANCMCMMVSGNHNVLITNPRDIGGFIKELKNWKFSALLGLNTLFVALMDHPDFKTLDFSTLKLTNSGGTALVKATAERWEQITGCRITEGYGLTETSPVACTNPYGELSRIGTVGLPVPGTRLKVINDDGVEQPLGERGELCIKGPQIMKGYWQKPEATAEVLDAEGWFKSGDIAVIDPDGFVRIVDRKKDMIIVSGFNVYPNEIEDVVMAHPKVANCAVIGVPDERSGEAVKLFVVARETGVSLEELKAYCKENFTAYKVPKHIVLRESLPMTPVGKILRRELRDIA from the coding sequence ATGCAACCTGATTTCTGGAATGACAAACGCCCGGCGGGCGTACCCCTGGACATCGACGCGGGTGAGTTCAAGTCGGTGATCGAGGTGTTCGAGCGTTCCTGCAAGAAATTCGCTGATCGCCCGGCGTTCAGCAACATGGGCGTGACCCTGACCTACGCCGAACTGGAGCGCCAGAGCGCCGCGTTCGCCGGTTATCTGCAAGCCCACACCGACCTCGCGCCTGGGGATCGCATCGCGGTGCAGATGCCCAACGTCCTGCATTATCCAATTGCCGTGTTCGGTGCGTTGCGTGCCGGGCTGATCGTGGTCAACACCAACCCGCTGTACACCGCGCGGGAAATGCGTCACCAGTTCAAGGACTCCGGCGCCCGGGCGCTGGTGTACCTGAACATGTTCGGCCAGAAGGTCCAGGAAGTGCTGCCGGACACTGACATTCAGTATCTGATCGAAGCGAAGATGGGCGACCTGATGCCCACTGCCAAGGGCTGGCTGGTCAACACCGTGGTCAGCAAAGTGAAGAAAATGGTCCCGGCGTATTCGCTGCCCCAGGCGATCTCCTTCAAGAGTGCGCTGCGCATGGGCCGGGGCTTGGGCATCAAGCCGATGAAGGTCGGTCTGGATGACATCGCTGTCTTGCAATACACCGGCGGCACCACCGGCCTGGCCAAGGGCGCGATGCTCACTCACGGCAATCTGGTGGCCAACATGCAGCAGGTGCGCGCCTGTCTCGGACAATTCGGCAGCGACGGCCAGCCACTGTTGCGCGAAGGGCAGGAGGTGATGATCGCGCCGCTGCCGCTGTACCACATCTATGCGTTCACCGCGAATTGCATGTGCATGATGGTGTCGGGCAACCACAACGTTCTCATCACCAACCCGCGTGACATCGGCGGCTTCATCAAGGAGCTGAAGAACTGGAAGTTCTCGGCGTTGCTGGGGCTCAACACGCTGTTTGTCGCGCTGATGGATCATCCGGACTTCAAGACTCTGGATTTCTCCACCCTCAAACTCACCAACTCCGGTGGCACCGCGCTGGTCAAGGCCACCGCCGAGCGCTGGGAGCAGATTACCGGTTGCCGCATCACCGAAGGCTACGGCCTGACCGAAACCTCGCCGGTGGCCTGCACCAACCCGTACGGCGAGCTGTCGCGGATCGGCACGGTCGGTCTGCCGGTGCCGGGCACCCGCTTGAAAGTCATCAATGACGACGGCGTCGAACAGCCTTTGGGCGAGCGCGGCGAGCTGTGCATCAAGGGCCCGCAGATCATGAAGGGCTACTGGCAGAAACCCGAGGCCACCGCCGAGGTGCTGGATGCCGAGGGCTGGTTCAAGTCCGGCGACATCGCGGTGATCGACCCGGACGGGTTCGTGCGCATCGTCGACCGCAAGAAAGACATGATCATCGTCTCGGGTTTCAACGTGTACCCGAACGAAATCGAAGACGTGGTGATGGCTCACCCGAAAGTCGCCAATTGCGCAGTGATCGGCGTGCCGGACGAGCGCTCCGGCGAGGCGGTGAAGCTGTTTGTGGTGGCGCGCGAAACCGGCGTGAGCCTGGAAGAGCTGAAGGCCTACTGCAAAGAGAATTTCACCGCGTACAAGGTGCCGAAACACATCGTGCTGCGTGAGTCTTTGCCTATGACGCCTGTCGGGAAAATCCTGCGCAGAGAGTTACGCGATATCGCCTAA
- a CDS encoding alpha/beta hydrolase, whose protein sequence is MIHDIFWLDASDRSRLFVNLWLPNSPLKAVILLAHGMAEHSARYARLAEAFCAEGYGVYAPDQRGHGKTADHGTLGHFADDDGWCKVVGDLASLNQFLGQRHPGVPIVLLGHSMGSYIAQAYLLHHSASLHGAILSGSNFQPVALYRAARQIARFEKLRQGAKGRSALIEWLSFGSFNKAFKPAHTAFDWLSRDPAEVDRYANDPLCGFRCTNQLWIDLLGGLQQISKASNLAQIDPGLPLLVIGGECDPVSEGKRLTDLANALRTAGSQNLQLKIYPQARHELFNESNRDEVTADVLAWIDQALSHHRPHRSE, encoded by the coding sequence ATGATCCACGACATCTTCTGGCTGGACGCCAGCGACCGCAGCCGCCTCTTCGTCAATCTGTGGCTGCCGAACTCGCCGCTGAAGGCGGTGATTCTGCTGGCTCACGGCATGGCGGAACACAGTGCCCGCTACGCACGGCTGGCAGAGGCGTTTTGCGCCGAAGGCTACGGTGTGTACGCGCCCGACCAACGCGGCCATGGCAAAACCGCCGATCATGGGACGCTGGGGCATTTCGCCGACGACGATGGCTGGTGCAAGGTGGTTGGTGATCTGGCCAGCCTCAATCAATTCCTCGGCCAGCGTCATCCAGGGGTGCCGATCGTGCTGCTTGGGCACAGCATGGGCAGCTACATTGCCCAGGCATATTTACTGCATCACAGCGCCAGCCTGCACGGCGCGATTCTCAGCGGCTCGAATTTCCAGCCGGTTGCGCTGTACCGTGCGGCCCGGCAGATCGCCCGGTTCGAAAAGCTGCGTCAGGGCGCCAAGGGCCGCAGCGCACTGATCGAATGGCTGTCGTTCGGCTCGTTCAACAAGGCATTCAAACCGGCGCATACCGCGTTTGACTGGCTCAGCCGCGACCCGGCCGAGGTCGACAGGTACGCCAACGATCCGCTGTGCGGCTTTCGCTGCACCAATCAGTTGTGGATCGATCTGCTCGGCGGGTTGCAGCAAATCAGCAAAGCGTCCAATCTCGCCCAGATTGATCCGGGCCTCCCGCTGCTGGTGATTGGCGGCGAATGTGATCCGGTGAGCGAAGGCAAGCGTCTGACTGATCTGGCCAATGCCTTGCGCACGGCCGGCAGCCAGAACCTGCAACTGAAGATCTACCCGCAGGCGCGGCACGAATTGTTCAACGAGAGCAACCGCGACGAAGTGACCGCCGATGTGCTGGCCTGGATCGATCAGGCCCTGAGCCATCACCGGCCGCACCGCAGCGAATAA
- a CDS encoding MaoC family dehydratase, whose product MTQVTNIPYEALEVGQTASYSKTVEERDIQLFAAMSGDHNPVHLDAEFAAASMFKERIAHGMFSGALISAAVACELPGPGTIYIGQQMSFQKPVKIGDTLTVRLEILEKLPKFRVRIATRVFNQREELVVDGEAEILAPRKQQTVTLPTLPAISIG is encoded by the coding sequence ATGACCCAGGTTACCAACATCCCTTACGAAGCCCTCGAAGTGGGCCAGACCGCGAGCTACAGCAAGACCGTCGAAGAACGCGACATTCAGCTGTTCGCCGCGATGTCCGGTGACCACAACCCGGTGCACCTGGACGCCGAGTTCGCCGCCGCCAGCATGTTCAAGGAGCGCATCGCCCACGGCATGTTCAGCGGCGCGCTGATCAGTGCGGCAGTAGCCTGCGAGCTGCCTGGGCCGGGCACCATTTATATCGGCCAGCAGATGAGCTTCCAGAAGCCGGTGAAGATCGGCGACACCTTGACCGTGCGCCTGGAAATCCTCGAAAAGCTGCCGAAATTCCGTGTGCGCATCGCCACTCGCGTATTCAACCAGCGTGAAGAGCTGGTGGTGGACGGTGAAGCCGAGATCCTGGCGCCGCGCAAGCAACAGACCGTTACCCTGCCAACCTTGCCGGCCATCAGCATCGGCTGA